In Passer domesticus isolate bPasDom1 chromosome 9, bPasDom1.hap1, whole genome shotgun sequence, a genomic segment contains:
- the NAA80 gene encoding N-alpha-acetyltransferase 80 isoform X3, with amino-acid sequence MGSVSEELSLVPLHQRPELLEACAKLLGEEWGKSRASRLHTLQRSSDAFPTCLLLLRGRGPSETPAAREGPCELVGHVRLSRVAGRPRDLFVESVVVARALRGQGYGRRLMEATEQWARARGFRCLHLTTHDKQHFYAHLGFVLGEPVQSVAFLSPAISSEVLRLFSAPSGAASATTTRPWVPAAPPPPLPPLTVPPPPPPPTVIWARGVLAESSEQSLLESPHRDAKGLPIFWMKKDI; translated from the coding sequence ATGGGTTCTGTGTCCGAGGAGCTCAGCTTGGTCCCCTTGCACCAGAGGCCGGAGCTGCTGGAAGCCTGTGCCAAGCTGCTGGGCGAGGAGTGGGGGAAGAGCCGGGCGTCGCGGCTCCACACGCTGCAGCGCTCCTCGGACGCCTTTcccacctgcctgctgctgctgcggggccggggcccCAGCGAGACCCCCGCCGCCCGGGAGGGGCCCTGCGAGCTCGTGGGCCACGTGCGACTCTCCCGCGTGGCCGGCCGTCCCCGTGACCTCTTCGTGGAGAGCGTGGTGGTGGCCCGGGCGCTGCGGGGCCAGGGCTATGGGCGCCGGCTGATGGAGGCCACTGAGCAGTGGGCCCGGGCCCGGGGCTTTCGCTGCCTGCACCTCACCACCCACGACAAGCAGCACTTCTATGCCCACCTGGGCTTTGTCCTGGGCGAGCCGGTGCAGAGCGTGGCCTTTCTCAGCCCGGCCATATCCTCTGAGGTGCTGCGGCTCTTCTCCGCCCCTTCtggggctgccagtgccaccaccACCAGGCCGTGGGTACCCGCTGCCCCCCCGCCTCCCCTGCCGcccctcactgtccccccaCCACCTCCCCCACCGACTGTCATCTGGGCGAGGGGTgtcctggctgagagcagcgAGCAGAGCCTCCTGGAGTCCCCGCACCGCGATGCCAAAGGgctccccatcttctggatgaAGAAGGAcatctga
- the NAA80 gene encoding N-alpha-acetyltransferase 80 isoform X1, which yields MPEGSKLQCPKGRPGWESRLGLVCVCSVRRMGSVSEELSLVPLHQRPELLEACAKLLGEEWGKSRASRLHTLQRSSDAFPTCLLLLRGRGPSETPAAREGPCELVGHVRLSRVAGRPRDLFVESVVVARALRGQGYGRRLMEATEQWARARGFRCLHLTTHDKQHFYAHLGFVLGEPVQSVAFLSPAISSEVLRLFSAPSGAASATTTRPWVPAAPPPPLPPLTVPPPPPPPTVIWARGVLAESSEQSLLESPHRDAKGLPIFWMKKDI from the coding sequence TGAGAAGAATGGGTTCTGTGTCCGAGGAGCTCAGCTTGGTCCCCTTGCACCAGAGGCCGGAGCTGCTGGAAGCCTGTGCCAAGCTGCTGGGCGAGGAGTGGGGGAAGAGCCGGGCGTCGCGGCTCCACACGCTGCAGCGCTCCTCGGACGCCTTTcccacctgcctgctgctgctgcggggccggggcccCAGCGAGACCCCCGCCGCCCGGGAGGGGCCCTGCGAGCTCGTGGGCCACGTGCGACTCTCCCGCGTGGCCGGCCGTCCCCGTGACCTCTTCGTGGAGAGCGTGGTGGTGGCCCGGGCGCTGCGGGGCCAGGGCTATGGGCGCCGGCTGATGGAGGCCACTGAGCAGTGGGCCCGGGCCCGGGGCTTTCGCTGCCTGCACCTCACCACCCACGACAAGCAGCACTTCTATGCCCACCTGGGCTTTGTCCTGGGCGAGCCGGTGCAGAGCGTGGCCTTTCTCAGCCCGGCCATATCCTCTGAGGTGCTGCGGCTCTTCTCCGCCCCTTCtggggctgccagtgccaccaccACCAGGCCGTGGGTACCCGCTGCCCCCCCGCCTCCCCTGCCGcccctcactgtccccccaCCACCTCCCCCACCGACTGTCATCTGGGCGAGGGGTgtcctggctgagagcagcgAGCAGAGCCTCCTGGAGTCCCCGCACCGCGATGCCAAAGGgctccccatcttctggatgaAGAAGGAcatctga
- the NAA80 gene encoding N-alpha-acetyltransferase 80 isoform X2, giving the protein MVRRMGSVSEELSLVPLHQRPELLEACAKLLGEEWGKSRASRLHTLQRSSDAFPTCLLLLRGRGPSETPAAREGPCELVGHVRLSRVAGRPRDLFVESVVVARALRGQGYGRRLMEATEQWARARGFRCLHLTTHDKQHFYAHLGFVLGEPVQSVAFLSPAISSEVLRLFSAPSGAASATTTRPWVPAAPPPPLPPLTVPPPPPPPTVIWARGVLAESSEQSLLESPHRDAKGLPIFWMKKDI; this is encoded by the coding sequence TGAGAAGAATGGGTTCTGTGTCCGAGGAGCTCAGCTTGGTCCCCTTGCACCAGAGGCCGGAGCTGCTGGAAGCCTGTGCCAAGCTGCTGGGCGAGGAGTGGGGGAAGAGCCGGGCGTCGCGGCTCCACACGCTGCAGCGCTCCTCGGACGCCTTTcccacctgcctgctgctgctgcggggccggggcccCAGCGAGACCCCCGCCGCCCGGGAGGGGCCCTGCGAGCTCGTGGGCCACGTGCGACTCTCCCGCGTGGCCGGCCGTCCCCGTGACCTCTTCGTGGAGAGCGTGGTGGTGGCCCGGGCGCTGCGGGGCCAGGGCTATGGGCGCCGGCTGATGGAGGCCACTGAGCAGTGGGCCCGGGCCCGGGGCTTTCGCTGCCTGCACCTCACCACCCACGACAAGCAGCACTTCTATGCCCACCTGGGCTTTGTCCTGGGCGAGCCGGTGCAGAGCGTGGCCTTTCTCAGCCCGGCCATATCCTCTGAGGTGCTGCGGCTCTTCTCCGCCCCTTCtggggctgccagtgccaccaccACCAGGCCGTGGGTACCCGCTGCCCCCCCGCCTCCCCTGCCGcccctcactgtccccccaCCACCTCCCCCACCGACTGTCATCTGGGCGAGGGGTgtcctggctgagagcagcgAGCAGAGCCTCCTGGAGTCCCCGCACCGCGATGCCAAAGGgctccccatcttctggatgaAGAAGGAcatctga